Proteins from a single region of Theobroma cacao cultivar B97-61/B2 chromosome 10, Criollo_cocoa_genome_V2, whole genome shotgun sequence:
- the LOC18587454 gene encoding phenylalanine N-monooxygenase translates to MENTSSENVTFSLLSWGLLDFATSRLVSFHSTFLFVLLIISLSVVKAKGKASKRKSDQAPLPPGPTPWPIIGNLPEIWRKRPAFRWIHGLMKELHTDILCVRLASTHVVAVTSPAIAREFLKKNDSVFASRPVTMATEYSSRRFLTIAVVPWGDQWKKMRRVVTCEIVSASKLHSLLENRTEEADNLVRFIYNQCKSNGGDNSTASAVVNLRLAMRQYSGNVIRKMIFNRRYFGEGRKDGGPGYEEEEHVESLFTVLKHLYSFILSDYIPWLRSFDLEGHEKTVRKAMKIVNDYQDPLIDERVQEWREGKRTESEDLLDAFILAKDSNGKPALSIEEIKAQCTELMLATVDNPSNAVEWAMAEMINQPEILLKAVEEIDAVVGKERLVQEADIPKLNYXVKG, encoded by the exons ATGGAAAATACTTCCTCAGAAAATGTTACCTTTTCATTGTTGTCATGGGGCTTGCTTGATTTTGCTACATCTAGacttgtttcttttcattcAACGTTTCTCTTCGTGCTTCTCATTATATCCCTTTCTGTTGTCAAAGCAAAGGGCAAAGCCAGCAAGAGAAAGAGCGACCAAGCACCTCTCCCTCCAGGCCCAACCCCCTGGCCAATCATTGGAAACCTTCCGGAGATATGGAGAAAGAGGCCAGCCTTTCGGTGGATTCATGGCCTTATGAAAGAACTCCACACCGATATTCTTTGTGTCCGCCTTGCAAGCACTCATGTCGTCGCTGTCACTTCGCCTGCCATTGCTCGGGAGttcttgaagaaaaatgattcaGTTTTTGCATCAAGGCCTGTTACGATGGCAACCGAGTACTCCAGCCGAAGGTTCTTGACAATAGCTGTGGTTCCGTGGGGAGATcaatggaagaaaatgagaaggGTTGTAACCTGTGAGATTGTCAGCGCATCCAAACTTCACTCTTTACTTGAGAACAGAACCGAAGAAGCTGATAACCTTGTTAGGTTCATCTACAACCAATGCAAGAGCAATGGCGGTGATAATTCCACTGCCTCAGCAGTCGTTAATCTAAGACTTGCAATGAGGCAATACAGCGGGAATGTCATCAGGAAGATGATATTCAACCGAAGATACTTTGGGGAAGGTAGAAAAGATGGAGGGCCTGGAtatgaagaagaagagcatGTGGAATCACTCTTCACAGTGCTCAAGCACCTTTACTCTTTCATCTTATCAGACTATATACCCTGGTTGAGATCATTTGATTTGGAGGGCCATGAGAAGACTGTAAGGAAGGCCATGAAAATTGTGAATGACTACCAGGATCCCTTGATTGACGAGAGGGTCCAAGAGTGGAGGGAAGGCAAGAGGACGGAGTCTGAAGACCTCCTTGATGCCTTCATTTTAGCCAAGGATTCGAATGGGAAGCCGGCTCTTTCAATCGAAGAGATTAAAGCCCAATGCACG GAGTTAATGCTTGCAACCGTAGACAATCCTTCAAATGCTGTGGAATGGGCAATGGCGGAAATGATCAACCAGCCTGAAATTCTCCTGAAAGCTGTCGAGGAAATAGATGCTGTGGTAGGAAAAGAGAGGCTGGTTCAAGAAGCTGACATTCCCAAACTCAACTACGNCGTGAAGGGATGA
- the LOC108663569 gene encoding uncharacterized protein LOC108663569: MNSMGKKRSWFSWVKKIFTSDAKTKTEKKSRRWRWILGRLKLKQYHPALPAPQTSFCQATEEQRKHALNVAIATAAAAEAAVAAAQAAAEVVRLAGASKPFPHFTTRDRNLAAIKIQSTFRAYLVSLPLKSLFFVF, encoded by the exons ATGAATTCAATGGGAAAGAAAAGGAGCTGGTTTAGTTGGGTGAAGAAGATATTCACTTCTgatgcaaaaacaaaaacagaaaag AAATCAAGGAGGTGGAGATGGATTCTTGGAAGGCTGAAGCTTAAGCAATACCACCCTGCACTTCCAGCACCACAGACATCATTTTGTCAAGCAACAGAGGAGCAAAGAAAGCATGCTCTGAATGTTGCCATTGCGACAGCTGCTGCAGCAGAGGCTGCAGTTGCTGCTGCCCAAGCGGCAGCTGAGGTTGTCCGTCTAGCGGGTGCCTCCAAGCCTTTCCCTCATTTCACAACAAGGGATAGAAACTTGGCTGCTATTAAGATTCAGAGTACTTTCCGGGCATATCTGGTGAGCTTACCTTTGAAAtctttgttctttgttttctaA